Genomic window (Gloeocapsa sp. DLM2.Bin57):
AAGCAGGAGAAATCATCCCGGAAATAGTGAGGGTAATCAGCGAATTAAGACCACCTGATACTATACCTTATCAAATGCCTAAAGAGTGTCCCGAATGTGGAACAATGCTAGTACGTATCCCTACAGAAGCGGTGACTCGTTGTGTCAATCAAGCTTGTCCAGGTATTTTGCGCGGTAGTATTCTGCATTGGTCTAATGCTCTCGATCTTAAAGGTTTAGGGGAAAAAGTAGTTATCGCTTTGATTAATAGTAAGTTAGTCACTTCTATAGCTGACTTATACCAATTAACGGTGACAGATATAGCTTCTTTAGAGAGAATGGGAGAGAAATCAGCTACTAAATTAATAACAGCGATCGAGAAATCTAAACAACAACCCTGGTCAAAAGTACTCTATGGTTTAGGGATACCCCAGGTAGGATTAGTCACCTCTGAATTATTAGCTAAACAATTTCCTACAGTCACAGCATTAGCTCAAGCATCTTTAGAAGAAATCACCCTGATTCACGGTCTAGGAGTCGAAATAGCTACAGATATAGTGCATTGGTTTCAACAATCTAGTCACCAAAAACTGATTGAATCCTTAGAAACTGCGGGATTGCAACTAGCATCTCAACTAGCACAAACAACCCAACCAAAACCTTTAGCAGGTAAAACCTTAGTAATTACAGGTACACTCCCTAATTTTAGCCGTAATCACGCACAAAAATTAATTGAACAAGCAGGAGGGAAAGTTACTAACTCAGTAAGTCAGAAAACAGATTATATAGTAGTAGGAGAAAATCCTGGTTCAAAATTAGCTAAAGCTAAGCAACTAAACATTCCCCAACTAAGTGAAACCGATTTTAAAACTTTAATAAGCTGATGTCTTCCCTTGCCTATGACTTTTGTTAAGATGAATAAATTACTACCCTAATTAAGAACTGCATGACCAATCAACGTCAATCTCTTTCTCAAATCAATTCTGTAACTGAACTCTCTGCTAAAACCCTAGCTTGGACAATAGCAGCAGCAGCAGACGATCGCCAAGCTGAAAACATCGTCTTGTTAGACGTAGGGGAATTATCTTACCTAACGGATTATTTTGTGATTATGACTGGTTTTTCTAAAGCACAATTACGAGCTATTTCTGATTCAATTGAAGATAAGATCCAACAAGAATTTAACAAATTACCGATACGCACATCAGGACAAGTAGAGTCTAGTTGGATTATTCACGACTATGGCGATGTTATCGTACATATCTTTTTACCTCAAGAGCGAGAATACTATAGTTTAGAGGCATTTTGGGGTCACGCGCAACAATTTAATTATCAAGCAGATTTAAAAGAATTTCCAGCCTAAGATTATGAAAGAATCTTCTCTCAAGGTTTGTCCTGTTCCTAATGAACAGTTACCCGTTAATGAATATGAACAGTTAAAAAATGCTTGGTTTTTTAATTGGGGACAGTTAGATTTAATTAGTTATCTACGTAAATTAGCCTGGATCTGGGCTTGGGGTTATTTAATCGCAGGACCAATCGCCGCAGCGAGTTTTCCTCCAGGGAAAAAAACCTTAGTCTTTACCTTAAGTGGTGCTGCGGGAGCTTGTCTATTTGTCTTGCTAGCTACTGTACAATTATATCTCGGTTGGTCTTATGTTGGCAATAGATTAAATCAAGAAACTATTTCCTATGAAGAGTCGGGGTGGTATGATGGACAAACCTGGTCTAAACCTACAGAAGTTTTGGTACGCGATCGCCTAATCGTTACTCATCAGGTCAACCCTACTCTCAAAAGACTACGACAAACTATTTTAAGCTTAGTTTTGTTTATGGGAACTAGCGTTATTCTCTGTATCTATCTAACTTGAAAAAGATTAATCCGATACAAAATTTCGAGCTGAGTTAAATTATATTAAAATATAGTTGTTAACTTTTGGTTAAAAACCTTGACAATCAACTCAGCTTATGTATTGGTTTTTCACGGTAGTAGAGATGTAAGAGCGCAAAGAGGTAGCGAAGAGCTAACTAAATTAGTGAAGACGTCTCTGAATAGTTTATTGTGCGTATCTCAAGGAAATACAGGGGGTACGTTGTTATTGTCTAAACCTCCTTTGGTAGAAGCTGCTGATTTAGAATTAGCTGAGGTTTCCCTCACAGAAAGGATTTATCAATTAGGATTAATAGCAATTGCAGAAGGAATAGAGAAAATAAATATCATCCCCATGTTATTAGCAACAGGAGTACACGTACAAGTAGATATTCCAACTGCTGTAGCTGAAGCTCAAAATCAATTAGGAACAAAAATAAACCTCAATATCTGTTCTCACCTAGGAAGTTATCAGGGAATAGTTGAGTTAGTGCAACAAGAATACCCCAGCTTACCCTATCAAGGTAAAATTTTACTAGCCCATGGTAGTCGTTTACAGACTGCTAATCAAGAAGTAGAAAAACAAGCACAAAAAGTAGGTGCTGTAGCTGCTTATAGTTTTATTTCTCCTAGTCTAGAAACACAAGTAGAAAAGTTAATGACAGAAGGAAAAGAATTAATTACTATCGTTCCCTATGTGTTATTTGAAGGTAAAATTACTGAGGCGATCACTACTCAAATTCAACGGTTAGAGCAACAATTTCCTAACATTAATTTCTCTATTGGTAAACCTTTAGGCGCAAACCCAAATTTAGCCAAGCTTATCACGAATATATTGCAAAAAGTATGAAGACAACCTGTCTAGGTAAAGTATATTTAGTAGGTGCAGGTCCAGGTGATCCTGGTTTACTCACCCTTAAGGGTAAAACCTTATTAGAATGCGCTGATGTAGTGATTTATGACGCTTTAGTCAGTGAAGGAATTTTAAGGATGATTAACCCGAGTGCGGAAAAAATTAACGCAGGAAAGAGACGGGGAAGACATTCTAAGTTGCAATCAGAAACAAGTCAAATACTGATAGAAAAAGCGCATACCTATCCCATCGTGGTACGTCTTAAAGGTGGTGATCCCTTTGTGTTTGGAAGAGGGGGAGAAGAAATGCAGGATTTAATTGGTGCTGGTGTTCCTGTCGAAGTAGTACCTGGCGTAACCTCTGGTATAGCTGCTCCTGCTTATGCGGGGATACCAGTTACCCACAGAGATTATAGCTCATCAGTTACTTTTGTCACAGGGCATGAAGCAGTGGGGAAATATCGACCAGAGGTAAATTGGGAAGCGATCGCCCGTGGTTCAGAAACCTTAGTGATTTATATGGGTATCCATAACCTAGAGACAATTATCAGAGAATTAAACCAAGGGGGATTATCCCTAGATACACCTATTGCTTTGGTAAGATGGGGAACTACTCCCCAACAAGAGGAGTTATTCGGAACTTTAGCAACGATAACAACACAAATCGCCGAGACTCAATTTGAAGCACCAGCGATCGCTGTTATTGGTAAAGTAGTAGAATTAGCCTTACCAGGGAAGAGGGAATAGCCAAGAGAGGGGAAGATGGGGAGACTTCGGAGAATTCCGCAGAAAGGAATTCCGTTCCACCTAATATCTAACCCTTAAAACCCAAAACCGAACTCAAATGTTACCAAGGTAAAATAGTACCATCCCAAGAGAAGAATTTACCGCTATCAGATTCAGTTAATCCTGAGATTACTGTTAATAATTGACTAGCGGTGCGTTCTTTGCTAAACAACTTCTCTGGGGGTACATTTTTCTGGAAAGGTTGAGAGAGTTTAGTATCGGTTGTACCTGGGTGAAGTAAAACTACAATAGTTTTAGGGCTACTGCGAGCATATTCTATAGAAACATTGCGCATGAGCATATTGAGTGCAGCTTTAGAAGCGCGGTAACCATACCAACCCCCAAGTTGATTATCACCGATACTACCTACCTTAGCAGAAATAGTGGCTAAAACACTTTTATTAGGATGACGTAGTAAAGGAAGGAGATGCTTAGCTAAAAGTACTCCTCCAATGCTATTAACTTGAAAATATTTGAGCAAATTAGCGCTATTAATTTGTCTGAGGTTTTTTTCAGGTTGTAAGGTATCATCGTGAAGAATACCAACACAGTTAATCACCAGATGAAGTTGGGTAACTTGAGCACTAATATTAGTAACAGCTTTAGTTAACTGAGATTCATCGGTGATATCTAACTGTAAACAGTAGAGTTTAGTTGGATATTCTTTCTCTAAATTTAATAACTCTGTAGCTGATTCTAGATGTAGATAACTAGCGTAGATTTTGTTAGTATTGGGTTGATTGAGTAATTGTTGGACGAATCCTAAACCAATACCTTGACTTGCTCCTAGAATTAAAATATTGTGCATTGTTCGATGGAACGGTGGAACGGTGGAACGGTGGAACGGTGATCTTATGACTATATATTATACTTACTACTTACTACTCCCTACACGAACCACACTTCCCTTTTCTCTATTTGAAACTATCTCTAACGATAACCTCAGTTAAAGGTAATTGTCCACTACGAGGACGCGCAGGTTTAAGGGGTTTACCAACAGTAATCATAAAGCTAATGACATGATCTTCTGGTAGGTTAATAATCTTAGCTACTGCTACGGGATCAAAACCAATCATGGGACAAGTATCATAACCCATAGCTTTAGCTGTTAACATCAGAGTTTGTCCCGCTATTCCACAGGAGCGCATAGCTTCATCTCTTTGTAATAACTCTTTACCCTGATAAAATTGACCAATCATGGGTACTATCTGCTGTTGTACTGCTTCAGGAGTGTTAATCCAATAGCGTTGGGTATCTTTTGCCCAAGCCTTGAGATCGGCACAAAGTAAAACTACAATAGAAGCGTCAGTAACCTGTGCTTGATCCCATGATACTGCTCTAATTTGTGCTTTAAGTTCAGGATTTTGTACTATAACAAAACGCCAATTCTGAATGTTAAAAGAAGTTGGGGAGAGAATAACATGACTAAACAGTTTTTCGATTTCCTCCTCGCTCATCTGATGTTGAGGATCGTAATGTTTAATCGATCTTCTGGTTTCAATTGCTGTAAATAAGTCCATTTTTGTTAACTAATAAACAAGTCTATTATAGCAAGAGGGAATAGGGAAGTGTGAGGAGATGGGGGAGATGGAAGTATGATATATAGTCATAATAACCCCTAAAACCTAAAACCTGTACGAAGAGATCGAGTTATGATATGATAAGCTTTGCTCTAAAGTGTAATAATATGGCAGAAACTCTATTCTTTAACGCTCTTCGTGAGGCAATTGATGAAGAAATGGCGCGAGACGATCGCGTTTTTGTCCTAGGAGAAGACGTAGGACATTATGGTGGTTCTTATAAAGTCACCAAAGACTTGTACAAAAAATACGGCGACTTACGCTTATTAGATACACCCATCGCCGAGAATAGCTTTACAGGTTTAGCCGTTGGGGCTGCGATGACGGGTTTGAGACCAATTATCGAAGGAATGAACATGGGTTTTCTGTTATTAGCTTTTAACCAGATTGCTAATAATGCCGGTATGTTACGTTATACTTCTGGTGGTAATTTTAAGATTCCCATGGTGATTAGAGGACCAGGTGGGGTAGGTCGTCAATTGGGTGCGGAACATTCCCAACGCCTAGAAGCCTATTTCCACGCTGTACCTGGTTTAAAAATAGTAGCTTGTTCTACTCCCTACAATGGTAAAGGGTTACTCAAATCAGCGATTAGAGATGATAACCCAGTGTTATTTTTTGAGCACGTGTTATTGTACAACTTAAAAGAAACCTTACCAGAGACAGAATATTTACTACCTTTAGATCGTGCTGAAATCGTGAAAAAAGGTCGAGACGTTACCTTGTTAACCTATTCACGGATGCGCCATCATTGTTTACAAGCAGTTAAAGAGATGGAAAAAAGAGGTTATGATCCTGAAATTATTGATTTAATCTCCCTTAAACCCATCGATATGCAAACCATCGGGGAATCCATCCGCAAAACTCACCGCGTGATTATTGTGGAAGAATGTATGAAAACAGGGGGTGTAGGTGCAGAATTAATCGCTTTGATTAATGAGCAATTATTCGATGAATTAGACGCACCCCCATTACGTCTCTCTTCTCAAGATATACCTACTCCCTATAACGGAACATTAGAAAGACTGACGATTATTCAACCAGAACAAATCGTCGAAGCTGTAGAAAAAATGATGCAGCTACAGGTTTAGGGTATTTTGGGCTAAAAGTTTAAACCATTCTCCCAGAGTTTCTAACTGTTGTTGGGGTTTGAGCATTCCTAAACCCCTAACTACAACTTTTTTATCGGTATAAACAAAACGACTCTGGAGATGATTAGGTAAATTTTGTGCTAATAACTTCCAAGCCGGTTCTGCCATGGGAGTTTCTAAGACTACATTCTGTTTACCTTCTAGCTTAATTCTAGCAAAACCTAGGGATTTACCCAATTGTTTTAACTCCATTACCTGTAATAATTGTTGCACAGGAGAAGGTAAGATACCATAGCGATCGCTCCAATCTGCGGCGATTTGGGTTAATTCTTGAGGTGAGTTAGCCGAGGCGATCGCCCGATAAGCCGCCATTTTTTGTTCTAAATCGGGGATATAATCTGCGGGGATAAAAGCAGTAAAAGCTAAATCAATTTGAGTTTCTTCTACTTGGGGTATTTCTTGTCCCTGGATTTCTTTAATCGCTTCGTTGAGCATTTCCATGTATAAATCAAAGCCAATCGCCTCCATTTGTCCCGATTGCTCTGCACCGAGGAGATTACCGACACCGCGAATTTCCAGATCACGTACAGATAATTGGTATCCTGAGCCTAGTTGGGTAAATTCTTGTAAAGCGCGCAGACGTTGACGAGCGGTATCAGTCAGTTTCTCTTGCTCATATAATAACCAAGCGTGAGCTTGTACACCCGATCGCCCTACCCTTCCCCGTAATTGATAGAGTTGAGATAAACCGAAACGGTGAGCTTCTTCGACGATAATAGTATTTACTCTAGGGATATCTAAACCCGATTCAATAATGGTGGTACATAATAATAAATCTGCTTCCCCATCATTAAAAGCTAACATTGTCGCTTCTAACTCTGCTTCCTGCATTTGACCATGGGCGATACAACAGCGTATTCCTGGTATCATTTCCCTAATTTGACCTGCAATTTCTTCTATTCCCTCTACTCTAGGGACAACGTAGAAAATCTGACCTCCCCTATCTAACTCATTGCGTATGGCGTTTTTAATTACTTCGGGGTTATAGGGTGAGAGATGGGTTTTAATGGGACGACGGGAGGGAGGAGGAGTGGTGATTAAACTCATTTCTCGCACTCCTGAGAGAGACATATAGAGGGTTCGAGGGATAGGAGTTGCACTTAGAGTCAGTACATCGAGTTGAGTTTTCATTTCTTTGATTTTCTCTTTTTGATTGACTCCAAATCTTTGTTCTTCGTCTATGACTAATAGTCCTAAATCTCGGAATTGGACGTTTTTAGCTAATAATTGTTGTGTTCCTACGACTATATCTAGTTCTCCTGTGGCTAGTTTGGCTAGAATCTCCTTTTTTTCTGTGTTGGTGCGAAAACGGTTGAGTAAACCTATATTAATTGGGTAGGGTGCAAATCTTTCTTTCAGGGTGTGATAGTGTTGTTGGGTTAAAATAGTAGTAGGTGCGAGAAAAGCTACTTGTTTATTAGCTGAACTCACTACTTTAAAGATAGCTCTAACCGCTACTTCTGTTTTACCAAATCCTACATCTCCACAGATGAGACGATCCATCGGGCGATCGCTTTCTAAATCTCTTTTAACATCAAGAATCGCTTTAATTTGGTCAGGAGTAACTTGATAGGGGAAAGAATCTTCTAATTCTCGTTGCCAGGGTTGATCCTCAGGATAAATATAACCTGTAGATTGGGCGCGTTGTGCGTATAATTTCAGTAAATCAACCGCTAATTTTTTAACGGATTTACGGACTTTATTTTTCGTGTTTTGCCAGGTTTTACCCGACATTTTATGTAATTCTGGGGGTTTATTACTGGTTTGTCGATAACGAGAGACCACATCTAAAGAGTCTGCGGGTACTCTTAATAAACCATCGGCGTATTCAATGACTAGATATTCTCTAGTTGCTAAACTCTCTAACTTTAAAAACTTACCGATTCCATGGGTTTTATGTACGACGTAATCTCCTGGAACAAGTTTATTGAGATCTACTTGTTTAGAGACAGCGCGTCGGCGTTTTCTGATATAACTTGGTGTGGCTAAGCTATGTTGTCCGAAAAATTCGCGATCGGTAATGACAGCAATACGGAAACTCGGTAGAATAAA
Coding sequences:
- the rsfS gene encoding ribosome silencing factor — protein: MTNQRQSLSQINSVTELSAKTLAWTIAAAADDRQAENIVLLDVGELSYLTDYFVIMTGFSKAQLRAISDSIEDKIQQEFNKLPIRTSGQVESSWIIHDYGDVIVHIFLPQEREYYSLEAFWGHAQQFNYQADLKEFPA
- a CDS encoding nitroreductase family protein; amino-acid sequence: MDLFTAIETRRSIKHYDPQHQMSEEEIEKLFSHVILSPTSFNIQNWRFVIVQNPELKAQIRAVSWDQAQVTDASIVVLLCADLKAWAKDTQRYWINTPEAVQQQIVPMIGQFYQGKELLQRDEAMRSCGIAGQTLMLTAKAMGYDTCPMIGFDPVAVAKIINLPEDHVISFMITVGKPLKPARPRSGQLPLTEVIVRDSFK
- a CDS encoding alpha-ketoacid dehydrogenase subunit beta, which produces MAETLFFNALREAIDEEMARDDRVFVLGEDVGHYGGSYKVTKDLYKKYGDLRLLDTPIAENSFTGLAVGAAMTGLRPIIEGMNMGFLLLAFNQIANNAGMLRYTSGGNFKIPMVIRGPGGVGRQLGAEHSQRLEAYFHAVPGLKIVACSTPYNGKGLLKSAIRDDNPVLFFEHVLLYNLKETLPETEYLLPLDRAEIVKKGRDVTLLTYSRMRHHCLQAVKEMEKRGYDPEIIDLISLKPIDMQTIGESIRKTHRVIIVEECMKTGGVGAELIALINEQLFDELDAPPLRLSSQDIPTPYNGTLERLTIIQPEQIVEAVEKMMQLQV
- a CDS encoding DUF1230 family protein gives rise to the protein MKESSLKVCPVPNEQLPVNEYEQLKNAWFFNWGQLDLISYLRKLAWIWAWGYLIAGPIAAASFPPGKKTLVFTLSGAAGACLFVLLATVQLYLGWSYVGNRLNQETISYEESGWYDGQTWSKPTEVLVRDRLIVTHQVNPTLKRLRQTILSLVLFMGTSVILCIYLT
- a CDS encoding sirohydrochlorin chelatase, whose product is MTINSAYVLVFHGSRDVRAQRGSEELTKLVKTSLNSLLCVSQGNTGGTLLLSKPPLVEAADLELAEVSLTERIYQLGLIAIAEGIEKINIIPMLLATGVHVQVDIPTAVAEAQNQLGTKINLNICSHLGSYQGIVELVQQEYPSLPYQGKILLAHGSRLQTANQEVEKQAQKVGAVAAYSFISPSLETQVEKLMTEGKELITIVPYVLFEGKITEAITTQIQRLEQQFPNINFSIGKPLGANPNLAKLITNILQKV
- a CDS encoding SDR family NAD(P)-dependent oxidoreductase: MHNILILGASQGIGLGFVQQLLNQPNTNKIYASYLHLESATELLNLEKEYPTKLYCLQLDITDESQLTKAVTNISAQVTQLHLVINCVGILHDDTLQPEKNLRQINSANLLKYFQVNSIGGVLLAKHLLPLLRHPNKSVLATISAKVGSIGDNQLGGWYGYRASKAALNMLMRNVSIEYARSSPKTIVVLLHPGTTDTKLSQPFQKNVPPEKLFSKERTASQLLTVISGLTESDSGKFFSWDGTILPW
- the mfd gene encoding transcription-repair coupling factor, which encodes MVFSSIIRTIQRSPLSNELISKLEQQSPFALNGMCRLAKGLIASSLAQKQEQNLCVICATIEEAGRWTAQLEAMGWQTVQFYPTSEASPYDPFDPESEMIWGQLQVLADLQQNQASRAIIATEKALQPHLPPVAILQQYFLNLEKGTQWKSQELESKLVELGLERVSLVETEGQWSRRGDILDIFPVSAELPVRLEWFGDELEQIREFDPTTQRSLDTLEQVLLTPTSFAPIISAALTATQQEKLLTAAEREAITRGEYPEGMRRYLGVAFTQPASLRDYLAANTLLVIDEPEQCQAHSDRALKQWELQWEFQPYLNKLHHSFTEIVNNLELPQLYFRELISEDIQGLNLQTRPLPSTPHQFAKLAELLRGKREAYNSIRLEQYPKWVISAQPMRSVSLLQEHDCTATFVANPRDYPAIDKLITQRIPIGLKYAGMAELEGFILPSFRIAVITDREFFGQHSLATPSYIRKRRRAVSKQVDLNKLVPGDYVVHKTHGIGKFLKLESLATREYLVIEYADGLLRVPADSLDVVSRYRQTSNKPPELHKMSGKTWQNTKNKVRKSVKKLAVDLLKLYAQRAQSTGYIYPEDQPWQRELEDSFPYQVTPDQIKAILDVKRDLESDRPMDRLICGDVGFGKTEVAVRAIFKVVSSANKQVAFLAPTTILTQQHYHTLKERFAPYPINIGLLNRFRTNTEKKEILAKLATGELDIVVGTQQLLAKNVQFRDLGLLVIDEEQRFGVNQKEKIKEMKTQLDVLTLSATPIPRTLYMSLSGVREMSLITTPPPSRRPIKTHLSPYNPEVIKNAIRNELDRGGQIFYVVPRVEGIEEIAGQIREMIPGIRCCIAHGQMQEAELEATMLAFNDGEADLLLCTTIIESGLDIPRVNTIIVEEAHRFGLSQLYQLRGRVGRSGVQAHAWLLYEQEKLTDTARQRLRALQEFTQLGSGYQLSVRDLEIRGVGNLLGAEQSGQMEAIGFDLYMEMLNEAIKEIQGQEIPQVEETQIDLAFTAFIPADYIPDLEQKMAAYRAIASANSPQELTQIAADWSDRYGILPSPVQQLLQVMELKQLGKSLGFARIKLEGKQNVVLETPMAEPAWKLLAQNLPNHLQSRFVYTDKKVVVRGLGMLKPQQQLETLGEWFKLLAQNTLNL
- the cobA gene encoding uroporphyrinogen-III C-methyltransferase; this encodes MAKSMKTTCLGKVYLVGAGPGDPGLLTLKGKTLLECADVVIYDALVSEGILRMINPSAEKINAGKRRGRHSKLQSETSQILIEKAHTYPIVVRLKGGDPFVFGRGGEEMQDLIGAGVPVEVVPGVTSGIAAPAYAGIPVTHRDYSSSVTFVTGHEAVGKYRPEVNWEAIARGSETLVIYMGIHNLETIIRELNQGGLSLDTPIALVRWGTTPQQEELFGTLATITTQIAETQFEAPAIAVIGKVVELALPGKRE